In Cupriavidus basilensis, the following proteins share a genomic window:
- a CDS encoding CaiB/BaiF CoA transferase family protein — protein sequence MPHQKPVCAGPLEGIRVLDLTSVVLGPLATQSLADLGADVIKIEGPEGDLMRANGVSRNAGMSSIYLALNRNKRSVVLDLKTPAGAAALRRLIAGADVLIHNMRVAAIERLGFGYGAVAALNPRIVYCVATGFGQDGPHRDKPAFDDIIQAACGLVSLGCVAGGRPEYVPSLIADKTTGMALANAVMAALLHRERHGSGQAVEVPMLETMASFVMAEHLAGLTFEPATGAAGYARLLQGGRRPAQTADGWICALPYTDRHWKAFFHAVGRDDLGDKYNIASRAQRNAHIRALYQHLAEITPTRTTKAWMALFETLDIPATPIYAPDELPTHPHLEAVGLFQQTEHPTEGPLREMRPTARFSATPLSLRRHAPTLGEHTDEVLREAGLAPEDIARVTGGRDAA from the coding sequence ATGCCACATCAGAAACCCGTCTGCGCGGGCCCGCTTGAGGGAATTCGCGTACTCGACCTGACTTCGGTGGTGCTGGGCCCCCTGGCCACGCAATCTCTGGCCGACCTGGGCGCGGACGTCATCAAGATCGAAGGGCCGGAGGGCGACCTCATGCGCGCCAACGGCGTATCGCGCAACGCCGGCATGAGTTCGATCTACCTGGCGCTCAACCGCAACAAGCGCTCGGTGGTGCTGGACCTGAAGACACCTGCAGGCGCGGCTGCGCTGCGCCGCCTGATCGCCGGCGCCGATGTGCTGATCCACAACATGCGCGTGGCCGCCATCGAGCGGCTGGGCTTTGGCTACGGCGCGGTGGCAGCGTTGAACCCGCGCATCGTCTACTGCGTGGCCACCGGCTTTGGCCAGGACGGCCCGCACCGCGACAAGCCGGCCTTCGACGACATCATCCAGGCCGCTTGCGGGCTGGTGTCGCTGGGCTGCGTCGCCGGCGGCCGGCCCGAGTACGTGCCTAGCCTGATCGCCGACAAGACCACCGGGATGGCGCTGGCCAACGCGGTGATGGCCGCGCTGCTGCACCGCGAGCGCCACGGCAGCGGGCAAGCGGTGGAAGTACCGATGCTGGAAACCATGGCCAGCTTCGTGATGGCCGAGCACCTGGCGGGGTTGACCTTCGAGCCCGCCACCGGCGCGGCCGGCTATGCGCGCCTGCTGCAGGGCGGGCGGCGGCCGGCGCAGACTGCGGACGGCTGGATCTGCGCGCTACCGTACACGGACCGCCACTGGAAGGCCTTTTTCCACGCCGTGGGCCGCGATGACCTGGGTGACAAGTACAACATCGCCAGCCGCGCGCAGCGCAACGCCCATATCCGCGCGCTTTACCAGCACCTCGCGGAAATCACGCCGACCCGTACCACAAAGGCGTGGATGGCGCTGTTCGAGACGCTGGATATCCCCGCCACGCCGATCTATGCGCCGGACGAATTGCCGACGCATCCGCACCTGGAGGCGGTCGGGCTGTTCCAGCAGACCGAGCATCCCACCGAGGGCCCGTTGCGCGAGATGCGGCCCACGGCGCGCTTCTCCGCCACGCCGCTGTCGCTGCGCCGGCACGCGCCCACGCTGGGCGAGCACACCGATGAAGTGCTGCGCGAAGCCGGACTAGCCCCTGAAGACATCGCCCGGGTGACGGGCGGCCGGGACGCCGCCTGA
- a CDS encoding D-amino acid dehydrogenase, giving the protein MKTIAVIGGGITGVTTAYALAKRGFSVTLLEKHRYAAMETSFANGGQLSASNAEVWTHWSTILKGIKWMLKSDAPLLVNPRPSWHKLSWFAEFIAAIPHYRKNTIETTRLAIAARDHLFSWAAAEGIDFDLKKEGILHIYRDKAGFEHAGRVSKLLAEGGLARHAVTPEEMRAIEPTLAGQYYGGYFTQSDSTGDIHKFTSGMAAAIDRLGVRCLYNQDVQSVSTDGRQVTIVSGDGRQAESRVFDGVVVCAGTASRALAASLGDRVNIYPVKGYSITVNLNDAQSQAAAPVVSLLDDETKLVTSRLGVDRFRVAGTAEFNGYNRDIRADRIRPLVEWVNQCFPGVSTRSVVPWAGLRPMMPTMLPRVGRGRASCVFYNTGHGHLGWTLSAVTADMIGDVVQQAMGARRAHGVQEPVALVTP; this is encoded by the coding sequence ATGAAGACAATTGCCGTTATCGGTGGTGGCATCACCGGCGTGACCACTGCCTACGCGCTCGCCAAACGCGGTTTCTCGGTCACCCTGCTCGAAAAACACCGCTATGCCGCCATGGAAACCTCGTTCGCCAACGGCGGCCAGCTTTCCGCTTCCAACGCTGAAGTCTGGACCCACTGGTCCACCATCCTCAAGGGCATCAAGTGGATGCTCAAGAGCGATGCGCCGCTGCTGGTCAACCCGCGCCCGAGCTGGCACAAGCTGTCCTGGTTCGCCGAGTTCATCGCCGCCATTCCCCACTACCGCAAGAACACCATCGAGACCACGCGCCTGGCGATTGCCGCGCGTGACCACCTGTTCTCCTGGGCGGCGGCCGAAGGCATCGATTTCGACCTGAAGAAGGAGGGCATCCTCCATATCTATCGCGACAAGGCGGGCTTCGAGCATGCGGGCAGGGTGTCGAAGCTGCTGGCCGAGGGCGGCCTTGCGCGCCACGCCGTCACGCCGGAAGAAATGCGCGCCATCGAGCCGACCCTGGCCGGGCAGTACTACGGTGGCTATTTCACCCAGAGCGACTCCACCGGCGACATCCACAAGTTCACCAGCGGCATGGCCGCGGCCATCGACCGCCTGGGCGTGCGTTGCCTGTACAACCAGGATGTCCAGTCGGTCAGCACCGATGGCCGGCAGGTCACCATCGTCAGCGGCGACGGCCGGCAGGCCGAATCGCGCGTGTTCGACGGCGTGGTCGTCTGTGCCGGCACTGCCAGCCGGGCGCTGGCGGCCAGCCTTGGCGATCGCGTCAACATCTATCCGGTCAAGGGCTATTCGATCACCGTCAACCTGAACGACGCGCAAAGCCAGGCGGCCGCGCCCGTCGTGAGCCTGCTTGACGACGAGACCAAGCTGGTCACCAGCCGCCTGGGCGTTGACCGCTTCCGCGTGGCGGGCACGGCGGAGTTCAACGGCTATAACCGCGACATCCGCGCCGACCGTATCCGTCCGCTGGTGGAGTGGGTCAACCAGTGCTTCCCCGGTGTCAGCACGCGCAGCGTGGTGCCCTGGGCCGGCCTGCGGCCGATGATGCCTACCATGCTGCCGCGCGTGGGCCGGGGCCGTGCGTCCTGCGTGTTCTACAACACCGGCCACGGCCACCTGGGATGGACGCTGTCGGCGGTCACCGCGGACATGATCGGCGATGTGGTGCAGCAAGCCATGGGCGCCAGGCGTGCGCATGGCGTGCAGGAACCGGTGGCGCTGGTGACCCCGTAA
- a CDS encoding Bug family tripartite tricarboxylate transporter substrate binding protein yields MTRTVNGSRRRFAILGGTAVAASLAGAPFVALAQPQAFPTRPIRFIVPFPSGSGTDMTARMFAKKIGELTGQGVVVENKPGGNGFIGVQTLLSAPADGYTVFIGSNSTLSTNAATFRKLPYDPLTDFTPITLLSRGPCLIIVPASSPYHTLRALVEDARKRPGALNYGTGSVSYTLYSEWLNEQSRMKTTGVPYKGAGDAINGVMAANVDFAVVDASGAIELVKGGKVRALAYTAPQRSPLLPGVPSAAEAGVPDFLAYNWVAAAVSARTPAPIAQRLGELFAQAGAADDVKEYYQRQSTSLILSTPAELRDYQKDEIARWKRLAAIAKIELQ; encoded by the coding sequence ATGACCCGAACCGTGAACGGTTCCCGGCGCCGCTTCGCCATCCTGGGCGGCACCGCCGTCGCAGCGAGCCTGGCAGGCGCGCCGTTCGTCGCGCTGGCGCAGCCGCAGGCATTTCCCACCCGGCCGATCCGCTTTATCGTGCCGTTCCCGTCAGGCAGCGGTACCGACATGACCGCCCGCATGTTCGCCAAGAAGATCGGCGAGCTGACGGGGCAGGGCGTGGTGGTGGAGAACAAGCCGGGTGGCAACGGCTTTATCGGCGTGCAGACGCTGCTCAGCGCGCCGGCCGACGGATACACGGTGTTTATCGGCAGCAACTCCACGCTGTCCACCAATGCCGCCACCTTCCGCAAGCTGCCTTACGATCCGCTGACCGACTTCACGCCCATCACGCTGCTGTCGCGTGGGCCATGCCTGATCATCGTACCGGCCAGCTCGCCGTACCACACGCTCAGGGCGCTGGTGGAGGACGCGCGCAAGCGGCCCGGCGCGCTCAACTACGGCACCGGCTCGGTGTCGTACACCCTGTACAGCGAATGGCTGAACGAGCAAAGCCGCATGAAGACCACCGGCGTGCCCTACAAGGGCGCGGGCGACGCGATCAACGGCGTGATGGCCGCCAACGTGGACTTCGCCGTGGTGGATGCCAGCGGCGCGATTGAGCTGGTCAAGGGCGGCAAGGTGCGCGCGCTGGCTTACACCGCGCCCCAGCGCTCGCCGCTACTGCCGGGCGTGCCGAGCGCGGCCGAAGCCGGCGTGCCGGACTTCCTGGCCTATAACTGGGTGGCAGCGGCGGTCTCCGCCAGGACACCTGCGCCCATTGCGCAACGCCTTGGCGAACTGTTCGCCCAAGCCGGCGCCGCCGATGACGTCAAGGAGTACTACCAGCGCCAGTCCACCTCGCTGATCCTGTCCACGCCGGCAGAACTTCGCGACTACCAGAAGGACGAGATCGCGCGCTGGAAGCGGCTGGCGGCGATCGCGAAGATCGAGCTGCAGTAA
- a CDS encoding acyl-CoA dehydrogenase family protein, translating to MNFVLEDEHQMLKDLVARFVREQLIPLEAGVLAREAEGGQLTLLPQEQDKLDGLSRELGLWGLDAPAEMGGADLPVVAMVGVNEELGKTVTPYDLPPDSPNLRMLLKTADAAQRARYLEPYARGETISAIAISEPGAGGDPAMMTTRAERDGDDWVLNGRKIWISRAARADWTIVMAVTDKARGARGGISAFLVDRGTPGFKVERRIPMIGGASTYEVVLEDCRVAHTQLLGVQGQGFAPMQARLSSRRVQMAAWCIGRAQRALDMLCEYAPQRRTFGAALADRQAIQWWVADAATRIHACRLMTYEAAARIDAGDEARTQVSMIKVFATEMAWDVIDHAMQAFGAMGMTKEMPLQQMANETRLMRIYEGPSEVHRWVIARDLLGLKR from the coding sequence ATGAACTTCGTACTGGAAGACGAGCACCAGATGCTCAAGGATCTGGTGGCGCGCTTTGTGCGTGAGCAGTTGATCCCGCTCGAAGCGGGCGTGCTGGCCCGCGAGGCAGAGGGCGGCCAGCTTACGCTGTTGCCGCAGGAGCAGGACAAGCTGGACGGACTCTCGCGTGAGCTGGGCCTGTGGGGCCTGGATGCGCCGGCCGAGATGGGCGGCGCCGACTTGCCAGTGGTGGCCATGGTCGGCGTCAACGAGGAGCTGGGCAAGACCGTCACCCCCTACGACCTGCCGCCCGATTCGCCGAACCTGCGCATGCTGCTCAAGACCGCCGACGCGGCCCAGCGAGCGCGCTACCTGGAACCGTACGCGCGCGGCGAGACCATCTCCGCCATCGCCATTTCCGAGCCCGGTGCCGGCGGCGACCCGGCCATGATGACCACCCGTGCCGAACGCGACGGCGACGACTGGGTGCTCAACGGCCGCAAGATCTGGATCAGCCGCGCTGCCCGCGCCGACTGGACCATCGTGATGGCCGTGACCGACAAGGCGCGCGGCGCCCGCGGCGGCATCTCCGCGTTTCTGGTCGACCGTGGCACGCCCGGCTTCAAGGTGGAACGGCGCATCCCCATGATCGGCGGCGCCTCCACCTACGAGGTGGTGCTGGAGGACTGCCGCGTTGCGCACACGCAGCTGCTCGGCGTGCAAGGCCAGGGCTTCGCGCCGATGCAGGCACGGCTTTCCAGCCGGCGCGTGCAGATGGCGGCCTGGTGCATTGGCCGCGCCCAGCGCGCGCTGGACATGCTGTGCGAGTACGCGCCGCAGCGCCGGACCTTCGGCGCCGCGCTGGCGGACCGGCAGGCAATCCAGTGGTGGGTGGCCGATGCCGCCACCCGCATCCACGCCTGTCGCCTGATGACTTACGAGGCCGCGGCACGCATTGACGCCGGCGACGAGGCGCGTACCCAGGTCTCGATGATCAAGGTATTCGCCACCGAGATGGCCTGGGACGTGATCGACCATGCCATGCAGGCCTTTGGCGCGATGGGCATGACCAAGGAAATGCCGTTGCAGCAGATGGCCAACGAGACGCGGTTGATGCGCATCTACGAAGGCCCGTCCGAAGTGCACCGATGGGTTATCGCGCGGGATCTGCTTGGCCTCAAGCGTTAG
- a CDS encoding hydrolase, with protein MTNAKLEVLTPQNSQLIFIDHQPQMAFGVQSMDRQAMKNNAVGLAKAARIFNIPTTITTVESESFSGYTYPELLDVFPGQQTLERTSMNSWDDQKVRDALAANGRKKIIVAGLWTEVCNTTFALSAMHDSDYEIYMVADASGGTSKEAHDYAMQRMVQAGVVPVTWQQVLLEWQRDWARRDSYDAVMKLVKEHSGAYGMGVDYAYTMVHKAAQRTATPHESIAPVPAR; from the coding sequence ATGACCAACGCCAAGCTCGAAGTCCTGACCCCGCAAAACAGCCAGCTGATTTTCATCGACCACCAGCCGCAGATGGCCTTCGGCGTGCAGTCGATGGACCGCCAGGCGATGAAGAACAACGCGGTGGGTTTGGCCAAGGCAGCCAGGATCTTCAATATCCCCACCACCATCACCACGGTGGAGAGCGAGTCTTTCTCCGGCTATACCTACCCCGAGCTGCTTGACGTATTCCCCGGCCAGCAGACGCTGGAGCGCACCTCGATGAACTCGTGGGACGACCAGAAGGTGCGCGACGCGCTGGCCGCCAACGGCCGCAAGAAGATCATCGTGGCCGGCCTGTGGACCGAGGTCTGCAACACCACCTTCGCGCTGTCCGCAATGCACGACAGCGACTACGAGATCTACATGGTGGCCGACGCCTCCGGCGGCACCAGCAAGGAAGCGCACGACTACGCCATGCAGCGCATGGTGCAGGCCGGCGTGGTGCCGGTAACCTGGCAGCAGGTGCTGCTCGAATGGCAGCGCGACTGGGCGCGCCGCGACAGCTATGACGCCGTGATGAAGCTGGTCAAGGAACACTCGGGCGCCTACGGCATGGGCGTGGACTATGCCTACACCATGGTGCACAAGGCCGCGCAGCGCACCGCCACGCCGCACGAGTCGATCGCCCCGGTTCCGGCCCGCTGA
- a CDS encoding DUF3772 domain-containing protein, translated as MSKLPRLVLSLVLVALLHLIPTALPAATADTTLNADAPATRPPSRADAVAELKRLQTEQDRIKQLASSPTSGTQLEGLDDAIHQLASDVDKLSAALTPQRAQLQAQLDVLGPPPAAGTTPEAAAVAQQRADLNARKAQLDSGLKQAAEVKGNVTNLSEQIAKLQRSRLKNQLALRSASILGTAFWEPLFAPSQEDQQRLSAFMGQVTPLWGMAWQPGRQTVTALLLLLAIGVWTIGRRLIERALAWFCLTRLPESRLRRSALALATVLATVAATAIAVQVVCFAFVPPGELPAQVQDLISELGKLTLTSALIAGLGRALLCTHHPSWRVPALADKVALAMRPFPSVLAGLLLIAGTLEQLNRTADTSLQVTLLGRGLVSLVVVLTIGAALLRANRVRTKLAAAGERPEARSTFAGLIHAGVTVTVVASLMALLIGYITFARFLTYELVWIDIVLCSLYLLTQLTRDVCESVFSAHHPSGKVIKQLFGLGDSHLAQASTVLSGIGTSLLLLVAVIALLTGGFGTTPSDLLNSLLTMLGGERLRSLNIMPERILNAVIALSVGTCLLRSVRRWLDAELLPKVCMEAGLRASLITLFSNIGYVLIVLLTLSLLGVRWENLAWIVSALSVGIGFGLQEIVKNFVSGLILLTERPVKVGDMVSIGGVEGDIKRINVRATEILLGDRSTVIVPNSQLISQNLRNVTMSNSTQGVATLLLTFPLNIDPEQVRELLLDSYRENEAILDKPAPSVTFSQLAPNGITLSVTGYVGSPRIATATKSDLLFEILKRLRAADISLSVPQTLRVENMAALGA; from the coding sequence ATGAGCAAACTCCCCAGGCTCGTGCTGAGCCTTGTGCTGGTTGCGCTATTGCACCTGATCCCCACCGCGCTCCCGGCCGCAACCGCCGACACCACCTTGAATGCAGACGCGCCCGCCACCCGGCCGCCATCGCGCGCGGATGCCGTTGCCGAGCTCAAACGGCTCCAGACAGAGCAGGACCGCATCAAGCAACTGGCGTCGTCGCCCACCAGCGGCACGCAGCTCGAAGGGCTGGATGACGCCATCCACCAGTTGGCAAGCGACGTCGACAAGCTGAGCGCGGCGCTCACGCCCCAGCGCGCGCAGTTGCAGGCACAGCTCGACGTGCTCGGGCCGCCGCCCGCCGCCGGCACCACGCCAGAGGCGGCTGCTGTCGCACAGCAGCGGGCGGACCTGAACGCGCGCAAGGCCCAACTGGACAGCGGACTGAAGCAAGCGGCCGAGGTCAAGGGCAATGTCACCAACCTGAGCGAGCAGATCGCCAAGCTGCAGCGCAGCCGCTTGAAGAACCAGCTCGCGCTGCGGTCGGCCAGCATTCTCGGCACGGCATTCTGGGAGCCGTTGTTCGCGCCGAGCCAGGAGGACCAGCAGCGGCTGAGCGCGTTCATGGGGCAAGTCACCCCGTTGTGGGGCATGGCCTGGCAGCCCGGGCGGCAGACGGTCACCGCCCTGCTTCTGCTGCTTGCGATCGGCGTCTGGACCATCGGCCGACGGCTGATCGAGCGGGCGCTGGCATGGTTCTGCCTGACGCGCTTGCCCGAGAGCCGGCTGCGGCGCAGCGCGCTCGCGCTTGCCACGGTACTCGCGACGGTTGCGGCGACCGCCATCGCGGTGCAGGTTGTGTGTTTTGCTTTCGTCCCGCCGGGCGAACTGCCAGCTCAGGTGCAGGACCTGATCAGCGAACTCGGCAAGCTGACGCTGACGAGCGCGCTGATCGCGGGCCTGGGACGGGCATTGCTGTGCACGCACCATCCCTCATGGCGCGTGCCGGCGCTCGCCGACAAGGTCGCGCTGGCGATGCGTCCTTTCCCAAGTGTCCTCGCGGGCCTGCTGCTGATCGCCGGCACGCTCGAGCAACTCAACCGGACCGCGGACACAAGCCTGCAGGTGACCTTGCTAGGCCGCGGCCTGGTATCGCTTGTGGTGGTACTGACAATCGGCGCGGCGCTGCTGCGCGCCAACCGTGTGCGCACGAAGCTCGCCGCGGCGGGCGAGCGGCCTGAAGCGCGCTCCACCTTCGCCGGCCTGATCCACGCCGGCGTAACGGTGACGGTCGTCGCCTCGCTGATGGCGCTGCTGATCGGCTACATCACGTTCGCGCGCTTCCTGACCTACGAGCTTGTCTGGATCGACATCGTCCTGTGCAGCCTGTACCTGTTGACGCAACTGACCCGCGACGTCTGCGAAAGCGTGTTCAGCGCGCACCATCCAAGCGGCAAGGTCATCAAGCAGTTGTTCGGACTCGGGGACAGCCATCTCGCGCAGGCGTCGACGGTGCTCTCGGGGATCGGCACCAGCCTGTTGCTCCTGGTGGCCGTCATCGCGCTGCTGACCGGCGGCTTCGGCACCACGCCGAGCGACCTGCTCAACAGCCTGCTGACGATGCTCGGCGGCGAGCGGCTGCGCAGCCTCAACATCATGCCCGAGCGCATCCTGAACGCGGTCATCGCGCTCTCGGTCGGCACCTGCCTGCTGCGCTCGGTGCGGCGCTGGCTGGACGCGGAACTACTGCCGAAGGTCTGCATGGAAGCGGGCCTGCGCGCATCGCTCATCACGCTGTTCAGCAACATCGGCTATGTGCTGATCGTGTTGCTGACGCTGTCGCTGCTGGGCGTCAGATGGGAAAACCTGGCCTGGATCGTCAGCGCGCTGTCCGTGGGCATCGGCTTCGGCCTGCAGGAGATCGTCAAGAATTTCGTGTCTGGGCTCATCCTGCTGACCGAGCGCCCGGTGAAGGTCGGCGACATGGTGAGCATCGGCGGCGTGGAAGGCGACATCAAGCGCATCAACGTGCGCGCAACAGAGATCCTGCTGGGCGACCGCTCGACCGTGATCGTGCCCAACTCGCAGCTGATCTCGCAGAACCTGCGCAACGTGACGATGAGCAACAGCACGCAAGGCGTCGCCACGCTGCTGCTCACCTTCCCGTTGAACATCGATCCTGAACAGGTGCGCGAACTGCTGCTCGACTCCTATCGGGAAAATGAGGCGATCCTCGACAAGCCCGCGCCATCCGTCACGTTCAGCCAGCTGGCGCCGAACGGGATCACGCTTAGCGTGACGGGCTACGTAGGCAGCCCGCGAATCGCCACCGCGACCAAGAGCGACCTGCTGTTCGAGATACTGAAGCGGCTGCGCGCGGCCGATATCTCGCTGTCGGTCCCGCAGACCTTGCGGGTGGAGAATATGGCCGCGCTTGGCGCGTAA